Proteins encoded in a region of the Azospirillum sp. TSH58 genome:
- a CDS encoding threonine ammonia-lyase, with translation MTEPTPTLAPLLTLDDVRAAAARIGDRLPVTPTEASPRLSEITGCSVVLKLENQHLTGSFKERGALNKLLSLGEAERRAGVIAMSAGNHAQAVACHATRLGIRSVIVMPSFTPFTKVERTESLGARVELHGETLSDAAAYAQELAAREGLVFVHPYDDPLIAAGQGTAALELLAAAPDLEVLVVPVGGGGLIGGMAVAAKALKPDIAVVGVECAMFPSMRQALAGQPITCGGATIADGIAVKAPGAVTLPLVRRHVDAVVEVGEPRLEEAVYRLATVQKLVAEGAGAAGLAAVLDDPERFRGKRVGIVVSGGNIDARILAQVLTRGLVYEGRMVRLRIGITDAPGALAKVARLLGEAGANIVEVHHQRLFHDVPVRMAEIDVVLETRGRSHVQRLVAHMEEAGFPTELMTDIS, from the coding sequence ATGACCGAGCCGACACCGACCTTGGCCCCGCTTCTGACCCTGGACGACGTCCGCGCCGCCGCCGCGCGGATCGGCGACCGCCTGCCCGTCACCCCCACCGAAGCCTCCCCCCGCCTGTCGGAGATCACCGGCTGCTCGGTGGTGCTGAAGCTGGAGAACCAGCACCTCACCGGCTCCTTCAAGGAGCGCGGGGCGCTCAACAAGCTGCTGTCGCTGGGCGAGGCGGAACGGCGGGCCGGGGTGATCGCCATGTCGGCGGGCAACCACGCCCAGGCGGTGGCCTGCCACGCGACGCGGCTGGGCATCCGCTCGGTCATCGTGATGCCGTCCTTCACCCCCTTCACCAAGGTGGAGCGCACGGAAAGCCTCGGCGCGCGGGTGGAGCTGCACGGCGAGACGCTGAGCGACGCCGCGGCCTACGCGCAGGAGCTGGCGGCGCGCGAGGGGCTGGTCTTCGTGCACCCCTACGACGACCCGCTGATCGCCGCCGGCCAGGGCACGGCCGCCCTGGAGCTGCTCGCCGCCGCGCCGGACCTGGAGGTGCTGGTGGTACCGGTGGGCGGCGGCGGGCTGATCGGCGGCATGGCGGTGGCGGCCAAGGCGCTGAAGCCGGACATCGCGGTGGTCGGGGTGGAGTGCGCCATGTTCCCGTCGATGCGCCAGGCGCTGGCCGGGCAGCCCATCACCTGCGGCGGCGCCACCATCGCCGACGGCATCGCGGTCAAGGCCCCCGGCGCCGTCACCCTGCCGCTCGTCCGCCGGCATGTGGACGCGGTGGTCGAGGTCGGCGAGCCGCGGCTGGAGGAGGCCGTCTACCGTCTCGCCACCGTGCAGAAGCTGGTCGCCGAGGGGGCCGGGGCGGCGGGTCTGGCCGCCGTTCTGGACGATCCGGAGCGGTTCCGCGGCAAGCGGGTGGGCATCGTCGTGTCCGGCGGCAACATCGACGCGCGCATCCTGGCGCAGGTGCTGACGCGCGGGCTGGTCTACGAGGGGCGGATGGTGCGGCTGCGCATCGGCATCACCGACGCCCCCGGCGCGCTCGCCAAGGTCGCCCGCCTGCTCGGCGAGGCCGGAGCCAACATCGTGGAGGTGCACCACCAGCGCCTGTTCCACGACGTGCCGGTGCGCATGGCCGAGATCGACGTGGTGCTGGAAACCCGCGGGCGCAGCCACGTCCAGCGCCTCGTCGCCCACATGGAGGAGGCGGGCTTCCCGACGGAGCTGATGACGGATATCTCCTGA
- a CDS encoding penicillin acylase family protein, which produces MIPRAVRKPLAFLVAVLALVVAVVPVLGAGGFLLWLRQQTPAYEGAATVPGLEGPVEILRDRNAIPHIFAATERDAYFALGYVHAQDRLWQMETMRRSGAGRLAELVGTRFGDWALRLDRSMRTLGVYRRAEEAYEELSPEARTAFDAYAAGVNAWIETRREALPIEFQLLRHTPEPWRPADSLVWGKLMGLQLSGDSRDELFRASALKSLTPEQMRDLFPESDPTAPVTLAAALDGMDLQGALAALPDLGFDTASNEWALTGARSATGKPIIANDPHLGLEAPILWYLARIVTPEHRIAGATIPGVPLHILGHNGRVAWGFTTTHSDTQDLFIEKLDPQDPGRYLTPDGSAAFETRRETIRIAGQPDETLTVRETRHGPVLATPDAAEAAPEGHVLALAFPGLTAADTTAEALYRLNHAADAAAVREALFLHVAPQQNVLYADTAGTLGFLSPALVPVRRGGDGRVPVPGWTGEYDWIGYIPFDALPQAVDPPSGQFVNANNAVVGPGYPYALATEWPDPARAERIVQMLGDGPHTVEEVAAQQMDELSLPARDLLPLMLEPLRTVPDLDGRARAALDRLAGWDGRMDRDRAEPLIFSWWERELVRRVFADELGPLFQSYWDLRPRALHRVLTQAPQWCDDRTTPAREDCAAMLADSLKTALAEIERRHGTDMDGWRWGAEHKAALNHRLLGRVPLLGQLFDLSIPTGGGAFTVNRGTTRVRDPQDPFSHVHGPGLRAVYDLADLGNSRFSIATGQSGNPLSPHWGDLVQGWRDGMGLRLAGDRGTLARDGSTLLTLSPTRPGSSP; this is translated from the coding sequence ATGATTCCCCGCGCCGTCCGCAAGCCCCTGGCCTTCCTGGTCGCCGTTCTCGCCCTGGTGGTGGCCGTGGTGCCGGTGCTGGGGGCGGGCGGGTTCCTGCTGTGGCTTCGCCAGCAGACGCCGGCTTACGAGGGCGCGGCCACCGTTCCGGGACTCGAAGGCCCGGTGGAGATCCTGCGCGACCGCAACGCCATCCCGCACATCTTCGCCGCCACCGAGCGGGACGCCTATTTCGCGCTCGGCTACGTCCACGCCCAGGACCGGCTGTGGCAGATGGAGACGATGCGGCGCAGCGGCGCCGGGCGGCTGGCCGAGCTGGTCGGCACGCGCTTCGGCGACTGGGCGCTGCGGCTCGACCGCTCCATGCGCACGCTGGGCGTCTACCGTCGGGCCGAGGAAGCCTATGAGGAGCTGTCGCCGGAGGCCCGCACGGCCTTCGACGCCTATGCCGCCGGGGTCAACGCCTGGATTGAGACGCGCCGCGAGGCGCTGCCCATCGAGTTCCAGCTCCTGCGCCACACGCCGGAGCCCTGGCGGCCCGCCGACAGCCTCGTCTGGGGCAAGCTGATGGGACTCCAGCTCTCCGGCGATTCGCGGGACGAGCTGTTCCGGGCCAGCGCCCTGAAAAGCCTGACGCCGGAGCAGATGCGCGACCTGTTCCCGGAGTCGGACCCCACCGCCCCGGTGACCCTGGCGGCGGCGCTCGACGGCATGGACCTGCAGGGTGCGCTGGCCGCCCTGCCCGACCTCGGCTTCGACACCGCGTCCAACGAATGGGCGCTGACCGGGGCGCGCAGCGCGACCGGCAAGCCGATCATCGCCAACGACCCCCATCTCGGACTGGAGGCGCCGATCCTCTGGTATCTGGCGCGCATCGTGACGCCGGAACACCGCATCGCCGGGGCGACCATCCCTGGCGTGCCGCTTCACATCCTGGGGCACAACGGGCGCGTCGCCTGGGGCTTCACCACCACCCACAGCGACACCCAGGACCTGTTCATCGAGAAGCTCGACCCGCAGGACCCCGGCCGCTACCTGACGCCGGACGGCAGCGCGGCCTTCGAGACGCGCCGGGAGACGATCCGCATCGCCGGCCAGCCGGACGAGACGCTGACGGTGCGCGAGACGCGGCACGGCCCGGTGCTGGCCACGCCGGACGCCGCCGAAGCGGCGCCGGAGGGCCATGTGCTGGCGCTGGCCTTCCCCGGCCTGACCGCCGCCGACACCACGGCGGAGGCTCTGTACCGCCTCAACCACGCCGCCGACGCCGCGGCGGTGCGCGAGGCGCTGTTCCTCCATGTGGCGCCGCAGCAGAACGTCCTGTACGCCGACACGGCGGGGACGCTGGGCTTCCTGTCGCCGGCGCTGGTTCCGGTGCGGCGCGGCGGCGACGGGCGCGTTCCGGTGCCGGGCTGGACCGGCGAGTACGACTGGATCGGCTACATCCCCTTCGACGCGCTGCCCCAGGCCGTCGATCCGCCGTCGGGCCAGTTCGTCAACGCCAACAACGCGGTGGTCGGCCCCGGCTACCCCTACGCCCTGGCGACGGAATGGCCGGACCCCGCCCGCGCCGAGCGCATCGTCCAGATGCTGGGCGACGGCCCGCACACGGTGGAGGAGGTCGCCGCCCAGCAGATGGACGAGCTGTCGCTGCCGGCGCGCGACCTGCTGCCCCTGATGCTGGAGCCGCTGCGCACCGTCCCCGACCTCGACGGGCGGGCCCGCGCCGCGCTGGACCGTCTGGCCGGCTGGGACGGGCGGATGGACCGCGACCGGGCGGAGCCGCTGATCTTCTCCTGGTGGGAACGGGAGCTGGTGCGCCGCGTCTTCGCCGACGAGTTGGGGCCGCTGTTCCAGAGCTACTGGGACCTGCGCCCGCGCGCCCTGCACCGCGTGCTGACCCAGGCCCCGCAGTGGTGCGACGACCGGACGACGCCGGCCCGCGAGGACTGCGCCGCCATGCTGGCCGACTCCCTGAAAACGGCGCTGGCCGAGATCGAGCGGCGCCACGGAACGGACATGGACGGCTGGCGCTGGGGGGCGGAGCACAAGGCCGCCCTGAACCACCGGCTGCTCGGCCGGGTGCCGCTGCTCGGCCAACTGTTCGACCTGTCGATCCCGACCGGCGGCGGCGCCTTCACCGTCAACCGCGGCACCACCCGCGTGCGCGACCCGCAGGACCCCTTCTCCCACGTCCACGGTCCGGGGCTGCGCGCGGTCTACGATCTGGCGGACCTCGGCAACTCCCGCTTCTCCATCGCCACCGGCCAGTCGGGCAACCCGCTGTCGCCCCATTGGGGGGATCTGGTGCAGGGCTGGCGCGACGGGATGGGCCTGCGACTGGCCGGCGACCGCGGCACGCTGGCCCGCGACGGGTCCACGCTGCTGACGCTTTCCCCCACCCGCCCAGGGAGTTCGCCATGA
- a CDS encoding cytochrome c family protein has product MTGRVPLAVLLLLAAGSPALGDDAPDPERGRTLFRACAFCHTLTPDGGNRAGPTLWGLFGRPAGAVEGYHYSPALKGSGIVWDEAAVARLFEIGPDVMTPGSKMPMQTIASAADRRDLVAYLKGATAR; this is encoded by the coding sequence GTGACTGGGAGGGTGCCGCTGGCGGTCCTCCTCCTGCTGGCCGCCGGCAGCCCCGCGCTGGGCGACGACGCGCCCGACCCGGAGCGCGGCAGGACGCTGTTCCGCGCCTGCGCCTTCTGCCACACGCTGACTCCGGACGGCGGCAACCGCGCCGGCCCGACGCTGTGGGGCCTGTTCGGGCGCCCCGCCGGGGCGGTGGAGGGCTACCACTACTCCCCGGCGCTGAAGGGCAGCGGCATCGTCTGGGACGAGGCGGCGGTGGCCCGGCTGTTCGAGATCGGCCCCGACGTGATGACCCCCGGCAGCAAGATGCCGATGCAGACCATCGCCAGCGCGGCCGACCGCCGGGATCTGGTCGCCTACCTGAAGGGCGCCACGGCGCGCTGA
- a CDS encoding DUF3553 domain-containing protein has protein sequence MDDSLVPGAWVRHPARPDWGLGQVQSAVGDRVTVNFENAGKLLINTSVVSLTVTDPDDMP, from the coding sequence ATGGACGATTCACTGGTTCCCGGCGCCTGGGTGCGCCACCCCGCCCGCCCCGACTGGGGTCTGGGTCAGGTGCAGTCGGCCGTCGGCGACCGCGTCACCGTGAATTTCGAGAATGCCGGGAAGCTGCTCATCAACACGTCGGTGGTCTCGCTGACCGTCACCGATCCGGACGACATGCCGTGA
- a CDS encoding histidine phosphotransferase family protein gives MPLDIRVIELVASRICHDLVSPVGAIRNGLELIEEMEDEPAGGFLGEAVKLIEHSSGQADRRLRVFRLAYGLAGREQKGFGDTRSSAQGLLEGGRTTLDWPAGVPNDQLAFKRGAAKVLLNVIILADEALTHGGTITVAAEGDEQAGRFTITAAGRPGALKDESAAALAGTVAAADLTPRSIHAYMTGRFAEDDGYRVAATPAGPDRLVFTVEW, from the coding sequence GTGCCGCTGGACATCCGCGTGATCGAGCTTGTCGCTTCCCGCATCTGCCACGATCTCGTGAGCCCGGTGGGAGCGATCCGCAACGGGCTGGAGCTGATCGAGGAGATGGAGGACGAGCCCGCCGGGGGCTTCCTCGGCGAGGCGGTGAAGCTGATCGAGCATTCCTCCGGTCAGGCCGACCGGCGGCTGCGCGTCTTCCGGCTGGCCTACGGCCTCGCCGGGCGGGAGCAGAAGGGCTTCGGCGACACCCGCTCCTCCGCGCAGGGGCTTCTGGAGGGCGGGCGCACCACGCTGGACTGGCCGGCGGGGGTGCCGAACGACCAGCTCGCCTTCAAGCGCGGGGCGGCGAAGGTGCTGCTCAACGTCATCATCCTGGCCGACGAGGCGCTGACCCACGGCGGCACCATCACCGTCGCGGCGGAGGGGGACGAGCAGGCGGGGCGTTTCACCATCACCGCCGCCGGGCGCCCCGGCGCCCTGAAGGACGAGTCCGCCGCGGCGCTGGCGGGGACGGTGGCCGCCGCCGACCTGACCCCGCGCAGCATCCACGCCTACATGACCGGGCGCTTCGCGGAGGACGACGGCTATCGCGTCGCCGCCACCCCGGCCGGGCCGGACCGGCTGGTCTTCACCGTGGAGTGGTGA